CTTCCGTCAAATACAACGCATAGTAACCTTCGGATGTCTTGGAATTGATTATGTTTTGCGGATTTGTCTGGGCTGCTGATATTGAAGCCAAGCCCAGAATGATGATCACTGGCATTATTTTCTTTTTCATGATAACCTCACTTTTTTGAATTGATTTTATACAAAGATGCAAAAGCACAAACGTTTGTTTATTGTTTTTATCAAAAAATAGGCCGTTTTAGCGGCTTTTTTCTTTTACCCAGAGGCAACGATGACTTGAACCGAAATATTACATATAAAATACGTAATAAGTGATCTTTTGTTTCATTTATTCTCTCCTTTATGGAGTTTCATTTTATCTTTCTGGGTGGCGTAGATCACGCCATGGAAATATTGGTTTACCAAAAGATCAATGTACCTTTCGTAAAAACCATCGTTATAATCAGGCTTCATCTGCCAAATGTCATCCTTGTCCCCCGGGCAATTTTCATCCTTATTTTCGTTTGACAAACGCTCAGTAACATACCTGAACTGAAAATGGCTTTTTATCATGTTCCCCAAAAAACCGTTATAAATACTGTTGTGAACCGGATCCATAAGGTCCACGCCTATTTGTTTAAAGAACCCTCCCATCACTGCATAATTCATCTTGCCCCATTTTTCCTGCAAACACAATACATCCGGGATATCAAACAACATGGTATTGAATGTGACCAAAGCAATTTCGGTGTTTTCCCGGAAGAACCGGACCACGTTTGTCACCAGGTTCCTGGCTCTTTCTTCCGGCGGGGTTGAATCATTTCCGGCCGACGCCTGGGCATCGTAATACTTCTGGTAGGTTTCTTCCAATATAGCTTTTAAAATACCGACTTTACCGCCAAAGTAATAATTGATCATGGCAATATTGACCTTGGCCTCTTTGGCGATCTCGCGCACTCCGACAGCTTCAAAACCCTTGTTGACGAACAGGGCGGCAGCGGCATTGAATATGCGGCTCTTTGGTTCAGGCAGGGAATAGTCTTTGGGAGACATTTTATCATCCTTTAGTTAAACAAACGTTTGTATTATAGCATTAAATGTTTATTTTGTCAAGTCCCTGTTTAAATATTTCTCGTATTTGTCGGCTAAATGTGCAAGTCAAAAGGCATAACAATAAGTATTGCTTTTAGTTGAGAACTTGCATAAAATTTTCTTTTTCCCCATAAAAAATAGCCCTGCTTTTGACAGCAGGGCTAAAAACTAAAGATGATCAACTTATAAACTCAAAAACTTTAATACTTCCTTTAGTTCCGGCAGCTCTTTTATGGGATAAACCTTTATCCAGATCACCTTCCCAAACTCGTCAACCAGGATATTTGCCCGTTCCGAGAACCCCTGCTCCCGGCGGAATATCCCGTAGTCTTTAGCTACTTTGCCGTGCGGCCAAAAGTCTGAAAGCATCCTGAGGTTCTTAATCTTGATCTCCTTGGCCCAGGCATGCTTGCTGGGAACGGTGTCCACGCTTATGCCCACCGGGACCGTGTTCAAAAGATCGAAGGCCTTCAGGTTCTTCTCCAGGGCCTGCATCTGCCGGGCACAGATCTTGGTAAAGGCCAGGGGATGAAAGGACAGCAGCACCTTTCGCCCATTAAGGTCAGACAACTTGAATTCCTGGTTGTGCTGGTCTTTCAGAACAAAGTCCGGCGCCTTTTGGCCGAGCTTGATCACATACCCTCCTTTTGCTTTTGTGGTTCCGTTTGATCCTATAAGTGAATCATGTAAATCCTGTCAAAAAGCGGCCCTATTCCAGTCCTATGCAGGAATAGCAGATGGCCACGGCGTTGATGTAAAGCCGCTTGTGCTCCCGGCGCACATATCCGGATCCGATGGCGGCCAGAGCCAGCAGCACAACAGCAATTGACAGCACCCGCCGCATTTACTTCTTCCCCGAAAGGTAT
Above is a window of bacterium DNA encoding:
- a CDS encoding TetR family transcriptional regulator, whose product is MSPKDYSLPEPKSRIFNAAAALFVNKGFEAVGVREIAKEAKVNIAMINYYFGGKVGILKAILEETYQKYYDAQASAGNDSTPPEERARNLVTNVVRFFRENTEIALVTFNTMLFDIPDVLCLQEKWGKMNYAVMGGFFKQIGVDLMDPVHNSIYNGFLGNMIKSHFQFRYVTERLSNENKDENCPGDKDDIWQMKPDYNDGFYERYIDLLVNQYFHGVIYATQKDKMKLHKGENK
- a CDS encoding redoxin domain-containing protein, translated to MKLGQKAPDFVLKDQHNQEFKLSDLNGRKVLLSFHPLAFTKICARQMQALEKNLKAFDLLNTVPVGISVDTVPSKHAWAKEIKIKNLRMLSDFWPHGKVAKDYGIFRREQGFSERANILVDEFGKVIWIKVYPIKELPELKEVLKFLSL